In Helianthus annuus cultivar XRQ/B chromosome 8, HanXRQr2.0-SUNRISE, whole genome shotgun sequence, a single genomic region encodes these proteins:
- the LOC110873925 gene encoding uncharacterized protein LOC110873925, whose translation MEGSVCVSSNLLTRRFWLNGFGGSKWKIIVCGKGGGRFCHLTPPGVWNNIRKTEDKLFLNGKRIHSLVKGVVGNGNIRFWLDVWFGDSALLFKWPCLFALEKFKSCWVSDRLEVLGEELLFHFSWLRDPVSVSEIQELEEFVSSFGDVKLSAGRDRWVWSPEASGVFSTRSFKALAEEDRVEEVPFSVKGCGWVPAKCRIFMWRTALDRIPTRQALERRNIPVESSSCALCGEGVETEDHIFTACDVIMRVWNRFSGWINLLPIFAFSFSDVLNIHKGVSRNNKAKEIIHGLVIALCWTIWKARNEKIFANGRGNSVYIFGEVRSYGFFWLKNRSKYKDIVWREWCNYPLYML comes from the coding sequence ATGGAGGGCTCCGTCTGTGTAAGCTCAAACTTGTTAACGAGGCGCTTCTGGCTAAATGGGTTTGGAGGTTCAAAGTGGAAGATAATAGTTTGTGGAAAAGGAGGTGGTCGTTTTTGCCATCTAACCCCTCCTGGAGTGTGGAATAATATTAGGAAGACGGAGGACAAGTTGTTTTTGAATGGTAAAAGAATTCACAGTTTAGTTAAAGGCGTGGTGGGAAATGGTAACATTAGATTCTGGTTAGACGTTTGGTTTGGCGATTCGGCTCTTTTATTCAAATGGCCTTGCCTTTTTGCTCTTGAAAAATTCAAATCTTGTTGGGTGAGTGACCGTTTGGAGGTTTTGGGAGAggagctgttatttcatttcagTTGGTTAAGGGATCCGGTTTCGGTGAGCGAAATTCAGGAGCTGGAAGAATTTGTGTCCTCGTTCGGTGATGTGAAGCTTTCGGCCGGTAGGGATAGATGGGTTTGGTCGCCAGAGGCATCGGGGGTGTTCTCGACAAGGTCCTTCAAGGCGTTAGCGGAGGAGGATCGAGTCGAGGAGGTTCCTTTCTCTGTCAAGGGGTGTGGTTGGGTGCCAGCCAAGTGTAGGATTTTTATGTGGAGAACTGCTCTTGACCGGATTCCGACAAGGCAAGCGCTCGAAAGAAGGAATATCCCTGTCGAATCGTCGTCGTGTGCTCTTTGCGGGGAAGGAGTGGAAACAGAGGATCACATCTTTACGGCTTGCGACGTTATAATGAGGGTTTGGAATCGATTCAGCGGGTGGATTAACCTCCTTCCGATCTTTGCTTTCTCGTTCTCGGACGTCCTAAACATTCACAAAGGGGTTAGCCGGAATAATAAAGCCAAGGAGATTATTCATGGTTTGGTTATAGCGTTGTGTTGGACGATATGGAAAGCTAGGAACGAAAAGATTTTTGCCAATGGTAGAGGAAATAGTGTATACATTTTTGGTGAAGTTAGATCCTATGGATTCTTTTGGCTTAAAAACAGATCGAAGTATAAGGATATTGTTTGGAGAGAATGGTGTAACTATCcgttgtatatgttgtaa
- the LOC110871723 gene encoding phospholipid-transporting ATPase 3, with translation MKGWRGSRQGGDSASSPVAVERSLTSSSSIRLGRVQPQAPGHRTVFCNDRDANYLAKYKGNAVSTTKYNVITFLPKGLYEQFRRVANLYFLTISCLSFTPVSPVSPITNVIPLSLVLFVSLVKEAFEDWKRLQNDMTINNSCVDVLQEQRWESIPWKKLQVGDIVRVKQDGFFPADLLLLASTNPDGVCYTETANLDGETNLKIRKALEKTWDYVAPEKASEFKGEIQCEQPNNSLYTFTGNLILQKQTIPIGPNQILLRGCNLRNTEYIVGAVIFTGHETKVMMNAMNVPSKRSTLERKLDKVIATLFGVLLCMCLIGAIGSAVFVNKKYHYLELWISGDSQQFNPRNRFVVFVLSIFTLITLYSPIIPISLYVSIEMIKFVQSTKFINNDLHMYHSETNTPALARTSNLNEELGQVEYIFSDKTGTLTRNLMEFFKCSIGGETYGTGVTEIEMGAARRNGLNIKEKTSSNTAREKGFNFDDARLMHGAWRNEPNPDMCKEFFRCLAICHTVLPEGEETPEKLRYQAASPDEAALVTAAKNFGFFFYRRTPTMIYVRESHVEKIGKVQDVTYEILNVLEFNSTRKRQSVVCRYGDGRLVLYCKGADTVIYERLASGNDELKKISREQLEQYGEAGLRTLCLAYRDLSPETYESWNEKFIQAKSSLRDRERKLDEVAELIEKDLTLIGCTAIEDKLQEGVPSCIETLSRAGIKIWVLTGDKLETAINIAYACKLINNDMKQFVISSETDAIREVESRGDQVEIAQFIRETVKNELQKCHEEAQHIVHGSTGQKLSLLIDGKCLMYALDPNLRSTLLSLSLSCSSVVCCRVSPLQKAQVTRLVRKGANKITLSIGDGANDVGMIQAAHVGVGISGMEGMQAVMASDFAIAQFRFLTDLLLVHGRWSYLRLCKVVSYFFYKNLTFTLTQFWYTFQTGYSGQRFYDDWFQSLYNVIFTALPVIIVGLLDKDVNASLSKKYPQLYKQGIDNAFFNWKVVGTLACFSVYQSVIVYNFAIASSTTGLTSSGKILGVWDISTAAFTCLVITVNLRLLMMCNTVTRWHSISVGGSILAWFIFIFIYSLVFVNKGTYFTIYVLMSTAYLYLLAILVPIVALLGDFLYQGAQRWFYPYDYQIVQEIHRHEPESIGAGLLEVGNQLTPEEERRYAFALLPRERSKHTGFAFDSPGYESFFATQQGVSAPQKPWDVIRRASMKPKSKSPRTSRH, from the exons ATGAAGGGGTGGAGGGGATCAAGACAAGGCGGCGACAGTGCCTCCTCGCCGGTTGCTGTGGAGCGGAGTCTGACATCATCGAGCAGTATTCGACTTGGTCGTGTTCAGCCCCAGGCGCCAGGTCATCGCACTGTTTTCTGCAACGATCGCGATGCCAACTATCTTGCCAAATACAag GGAAATGCTGTATCAACAACGAAGTACAATGTTATTACCTTTTTACCGAAGGGGCTGTATGAGCAG TTCAGGCGGGTGGCTAACCTGTACTTTCTTACGATCTCTTGTTTATCGTTTACACCTGTCAG TCCTGTTAGTCCAATTACAAATGTGATCCCACTAAGTCTTGTGCTTTTTGTCTCTCTTGTCAAGGAAGCATTTGAGGATTGG AAGCGTCTTCAAAATGATATGACGATAAACAACTCTTGTGTGGATGTGCTGCAAGAGCAGAGGTGGGAATCCATTCCCTGGAAGAAGCTTCAGGTCGGGGACATTGTTAGA GTGAAGCAGGATGGGTTCTTTCCAGCTGATTTGCTACTTCTAGCAAGTACAAACCCTGATGGTGTTTGCTATACTGAG ACCGCAAATCTGGATGGTGAAACAAATCTTAAAATCAGGAAAGCTTTGGAGAAGACATGGGATTATGTGGCTCCTGAGAAAGCCTCAGAGTTTAAAG GTGAAATACAATGTGAACAACCAAACAATTCACTCTATACCTTCACCGGAAATTTGATACTTCAAAAGCAAACTATACCTATTGGTCCAAATCAAATTCTGTTGCGA GGATGCAACCTACGTAATACAGAGTACATTGTTGGGGCTGTTATATTTACTGGACACGAGACTAAG GTAATGATGAATGCCATGAATGTTCCTTCGAAAAGGAGTACATTAGAGAGAAAACTTGACAAAGTAATAGCTACACTTTTTGGTGTTCTTCTCTGCATGTGTTTGATCGGGGCCATAGGCAG TGCGGTATTCGTGAATAAGAAATACCACTACTTGGAGCTCTGGATTAGTGGGGATTCTCAGCAGTTCAATCCACGAAACAGATTTGTG GTCTTTGTTCTAAGCATCTTTACCCTGATTACTCTGTATTCACCGATTATTCCGATTTCTCTTTATGTTTCTATTGAG ATGATTAAATTCGTTCAGTCAACTAAGTTCATAAACAACGACTTGCACATGTACCATAGTGAGACCAATACACCTGCATTAGCACGCACGTCGAATCTGAACGAGGAACTTGGACAG GTGGAGTATATATTTTCTGATAAAACTGGAACTCTGACACGAAACTTGATGGAGTTCTTTAAATGTTCTATTGGTGGAGAGACGTACGGAACTGGTGTTACAGAAATAGAAATGGGAGCAGCAAGGAGGAACGGTTTAAATATCAAGGAG AAAACATCGTCTAATACAGCACGTGAGAAGGGTTTCAATTTTGATGATGCAAGGCTTATGCATGGTGCTTGGAGGAACGAACCTAATCCAGATATGTGCAAG GAATTTTTCAGATGCCTTGCTATATGCCATACCGTACTTCCGGAAGGTGAAGAAACGCCAGAAAAGCTTAGGTATCAAGCGGCATCACCAGATGAGGCTGCTCTAGTTACCGCAGCGAAAAACTTCGGTTTCTTCTTCTACAG GCGTACACCTACTATGATCTATGTCCGTGAATCACATGTTGAGAAAATCGGAAAAGTTCAAGATGTCACATATGAAATTTTGAATGTCCTTGAGTTTAACAG TACAAGGAAACGCCAGTCTGTTGTATGTCGTTATGGAGATGGAAGACTTGTATTATACTGCAAG GGTGCTGATACTGTAATTTACGAGAGATTAGCCAGTGGCAATGACGAATTAAAGAAAATTAGCAGGGAGCAATTGGAGCAATATGGAGAAGCTGGATTGAGAACTCTTTGTTTGGCCTACAGGGATTTAAGTCCAGAAACATATGAAAGTTGGAATGAGAAATTTATTCAGGCAAAATCTTCTTTACGTGACCGTGAAAGAAAATTGGATGAG GTGGCAGAACTGATAGAGAAGGATCTTACTCTGATTGGATGCACTGCGATTGAAGATAAACTCCAAGAAGGGGTACCATCCTGTATAGAAACTCTTTCAAGGGCTGGAATTAAGATTTGGGTGCTTACGGGGGACAAATTGGAAACCGCGATAAATATAGCTTATG CTTGCAAGTTAATTAACAATGACATGAAACAGTTTGTTATCAGTTCAGAAACTGATGCCATCAGGGAGGTTGAAAGCAGA GGTGACCAAGTGGAAATTGCCCAGTTTATAAGAGAAACAGTGAAAAATGAGCTTCAAAAGTGCCATGAAGAAGCACAACATATCGTTCATGGGTCAACAGGACAGAAATTGTCCCTTCTGATAGACGGAAAGTGTTTAATGTATGCTTTAGACCCAAATTTGCGATCTACATTGCTTAGTTTGAGTTTAAGTTGCAGTTCAGTCGTCTGTTGCCGTGTTTCTCCTTTACAGAAGGCGCAG GTTACTCGGCTGGTGAGAAAAGGTGCAAATAAGATAACTTTGAGCATCGGTGACGGTGCAAACGACGTTGGGATGATTCAAGCGGCTCATGTTGGTGTTGGAATAAGTGGTATGGAAGGGATGCAGGCTGTGATGGCCAGTGATTTTGCAATCGCTCAGTTCCGTTTCCTAACAGATTTACTTCTTGTGCACGGAAGATGGTCTTATCTTAGATTATGCAAGGTTGTTTCATACTTCTTTTACAAGAATCTTACGTTTACGCTCACCCAGTTTTGGTACACCTTCCAAACTGGCTACTCTGGTCAACGGTTCTATGATGATTGGTTCCAATCTCTCTATAATGTTATTTTCACTGCCTTGCCTGTTATCATTGTCGGACTGCTTGACAag GACGTGAATGCATCACTTTCAAAAAAGTACCCGCAATTATATAAACAGGGAATAGACAATGCCTTCTTTAATTGGAAAGTTGTGGGTACATTAGCGTGCTTTTCAGTTTATCAATCGGTAATCGTGTATAACTTTGCGATTGCTTCTAGTACGACTGGTTTAACCTCTTCTGGAAAGATATTGGGGGTGTGGGATATAAGCACGGCTGCGTTTACATGTCTTGTCATAACTGTCAATTTGCGTCTTCTTATGATGTGCAACACAGTTACAAGGTGGCACAGTATAAGTGTTGGTGGCAGCATTTTAGCATGGTTCATATTCATCTTTATATACTCTCTTGTTTTTGTTAATAAG GGGACCTATTTCACCATCTATGTACTAATGAGCACTGCCTACTTGTATCTGCTAGCCATTCTTGTTCCCATTGTTGCCCTTTTGGGTGACTTTTTGTATCAAGG GGCTCAGAGATGGTTCTACCCGTATGATTACCAAATTGTTCAGGAAATCCACAGACACGAGCCAGAGTCTATCGGTGCGGGATTACTGGAGGTCGGGAATCAGCTGACACCAGAAGAGGAAAGGAGGTATGCCTTTGCCCTACTTCCAAGGGAAAGGTCAAAGCACACGGGTTTTGCCTTTGACTCACCCGGGTACGAGTCATTTTTTGCCACACAGCAGGGCGTTAGTGCTCCACAGAAACCTTGGGATGTGATTCGACGAGCCAGCATGAAACCTAAGTCGAAATCACCTCGAACCAGTCGTCATTAG